In the genome of Nocardioides sp. NBC_00368, the window ACGAGGAGGGTGCCGTCTACGGCTCCAAGGCCGTCGGCGAGCCCCCGTTGATGCTCGCCTTCTCCATGCGCGAGGCGCTGCGTGAGGCGGCCGCCGCGTTCGGCCCTGCCGGGACCAGCGTCGAGCTGGCCTCCCCCGCGACCCCGGAGGCCGTCTACTGGGCGCTCGACAAAGCGCGTACGCCCCAGGCCCCCGAGACGAGCGACGCCGGCGCCGAGCCGGCCATGGCCGGGGAGAGGTGAGGACATGGAGTGGCTGAAGGCCGTCCAGCGGCTGCGCGAGCAGCGGGTTCCCGGCGTACTCGTGACCCTGACGTCCGTGCGCGGTCATTCGCCACGCGAGGCCGGGGCGAAGATGGTCGTCTCGGCCGAACGCACCTGGGCCACCGTCGGTGGCGGCAACCTCGAGGCGGTCGCGATCGAGCGCGCCCGGGCGATGCTCACCGAAGGTGGCGGGGTGCCGGAGAGCCTGAAGGTGTCCCTCTCCGACAAGGCGCCCTACCAGCACGGCGTGCAGTGCTGTGGTGGCGAGGTCGAGCTGCTGCTCGAGCCGTTGCCCGTGGTCCCGTCCGTGGCCGTCTTCGGGATGGGCCACGTCGGGGTCGAGCTGGCCCGCATCCTGGCCCGCCACGACCTCGAGCTGCACCTCGTCGACTCCCGCGCCGCCCAGCTCTCGCCTGACCACCTGCGAGGCCTGGACGACGCCGTCGCCGGCATCCACGTCCATGAGGTGCCGGTGCTGCCCGAGCTCGTGATCAGCGAGCTCCCCGAGGGCACCCACGTCCTGATCATGACCCACGACCACGCCGAGGACGCCGCGCTGTGCGACGCGGCTCTCCGCGCCTCGCAGCTGGCGTCGATCGGGCTGATCGGCTCGAGCGCCAAGTGGAGCCGGTTCCGGGCCAAGCTCGCCGACGAGGGGCACACCCCCGAGGCGATCGCCCGGATCACCACCCCCATCGGCCTCCCGGATCTCGGTGGCAAGGAGCCGGCCACGATCGCGGTCAGCGTCGCGGCCCGGCTGCTGCAGCTCTTCGCGGGGGTCTCGACAAGCTCGACCACCGACGTATCGACCGAACAACAAGCAAGGTGACATCCCGAATGACGCTCTACCGAGGAACCTTCCTCGACACCCCCTCCGACCCGTTCTCCGGCGGCGAGCTCCGCACCGAACAGGACGGCGCCCTCCTCGTACGCGACGGTGTGATCCGCGCCCGCGGATCCTTCGCCGACCTCCGCGCCCAGCACCCCCAGGAGGACGTCGTCGACCTCTCCGGCGGCTTCGTGCTGCCCGGATTCGTCGACACCCACGTGCACTTCCCGCAGGTACGCGTCATCGGCGGTCTCGGCATGCCGCTGCTCGACTGGCTGGACCAGACCGCCCTCCCCGAGGAGGCGCGCCTGGCCGACACGGCCTACGCCGCGGGCGTGGCCATTGACTTCGTACGCGGCCTGGTCGGCGCCGGCACCACCACGGCGCTGGTCTTCGGCAGCCACTTCGCGCCCGCCGTCGACACGGTCTTCGCCGAGGCCGCCCGGGTCGGGCTGCGGATCACCAGCGGCCTCGTGGTCAGCGACCGGCTCATCCGCGAGGACCTGTTCACCGATCATTCCCGGGCACGGAAGGAGTCGCTCGCGCTCGCGGCCCGCTGGCACGGCGTCGGTCGGGCCCGCTACGCCGTGACGCCACGGTTCTCCCTGTCGTGCTCCGAGCCGCTGCTCGAGGCCTGCGGTGACGTGCTGCGTGCGGTGCCTGGTGCGATGTTGACCTCCCACGTCAACGAGAACACCCGCGAGATCGAGACCGTCGAGGAGCTCTGCGGCTGCGACTACGTGACCTCCTACGACCGCCACGGCCTGGTCGGCCCCGGCACCGTCCTGGCGCACAACGTGCACCCGACCGACCCCGAGCTCGCCCTGCTGGCCGCCCGCGGCGCCGCCGTCGCCCACTGCCCCTCCAGCAACGCCGCCCTCGGCAGCGGCCTCTTCCCCCTCGCCCGCCACCGCGCCCACGGCGTACGCGTCGCGATGGGCTCCGACGTCGGTGCCGGCACCGGGTTCTCCCTGCTCAAGGAGGGCCTGGGAGCGTACGTCGCCCAGCAGCTCCTCGGCGACGCCGGCCACCCCCTGACCCCCACCCACCTCCTCCACCTGGCCACGGTCGCCGGCGCCGAGGCCCTCGGCCTCGGCGCCTCGGTCGGCGACTTCTCCGTCGGCCGCCGCTTCGACGCCCAGTGGATCAAGCCCGCCCCGAGCACCCCCCTCGACGTAGGCCTCGCCCACGCCGCCGACGCGGGTGACGCCTTGGCGAAGATGTTCGCCCTCGGCACCCCCGCCGACGTACGCAGCGTCTGGGTCGAGGGCGAGCTCGTCAACGCCCCCGACCCCCACCTGGTCGGCTGACCCCCGCCGAGGCGTCACCGCCCGTCGGCCGAGGCGTCAGCCCGGTTGGCCGAGGCGTCCGCCACTTCTCCCAACACCACCAGTAGCTCGACCGTCCTCCCGCCTTCACCAGACGATGACACCTTGTGAGCAATTCACAAGGTGTCATCGTCTGGTGAAGCCGACTTCGGTGAGGATCACCTCCTCTCGATGTCGTCGTCGAGCCGGTCCCCGAAGCCCTCACGAGAGTCCTGCGAGGCAGCGAAGACAGAGGCGCCGGAGCGGTTGCCGACGGTGATCTCGTTGAACAGCAGGTTCAGGACGACGGCGACCAAAGCGGTGGCGCTGATGCCGGAGTGCATGACCACTCCGAGCCAGGACGGGAAGGCGTCCCAGAAGGTCGGGGCGGCGATCGGCAGGATCCCGACAGCGAGAGCCACGGAGACGATCACCATGTTGAGGTTGTCCTCGTAGTCGACCCGGGACAGCGTGCGGATCCCGGATGCCGCGACGGAGCCGAAGAGCACGATGCCGGCGCCGCCGAGCACGGGGTACGGGATGGCGGCGACGACCGCGCCGACGACGGGCAGCAGCCCGAGCAGCAACAGGACGAGACCACCGGTCGCGACGACGTACCGACTGCGGATGCCGGTCAGGGCCACCAGCCCGACGTTCTGTGCGAACGCGCTGCACGGGAACGTTCCGAACAAGGGCGCAACCGTCGTCGCGGCCATGTCGGCGCGGAGACCGCGAGCGACACGTCGAGCGTCGACGTCGGTCTCCACGATCTCCCCGATCGCCAGGATGTCGGCGGTCGTCTCGGTCATGATCACCAGGATCACGATCGTCATCGAGACGATCGCACCGACCTCGAAGGTCGGGCTGCCGAAATGGAGCAGCGGTGGCAGCGCGACGAGGTCGGCCTTGCCGACCGCCGAGAAGTCGGCACGACCGGCGGCGACGGCGATCAGGGTGCCGATGACCAGCCCGATCAGGATCGACAGACGTGA includes:
- the xdhC gene encoding xanthine dehydrogenase accessory protein XdhC, which gives rise to MEWLKAVQRLREQRVPGVLVTLTSVRGHSPREAGAKMVVSAERTWATVGGGNLEAVAIERARAMLTEGGGVPESLKVSLSDKAPYQHGVQCCGGEVELLLEPLPVVPSVAVFGMGHVGVELARILARHDLELHLVDSRAAQLSPDHLRGLDDAVAGIHVHEVPVLPELVISELPEGTHVLIMTHDHAEDAALCDAALRASQLASIGLIGSSAKWSRFRAKLADEGHTPEAIARITTPIGLPDLGGKEPATIAVSVAARLLQLFAGVSTSSTTDVSTEQQAR
- a CDS encoding guanine deaminase, whose product is MTLYRGTFLDTPSDPFSGGELRTEQDGALLVRDGVIRARGSFADLRAQHPQEDVVDLSGGFVLPGFVDTHVHFPQVRVIGGLGMPLLDWLDQTALPEEARLADTAYAAGVAIDFVRGLVGAGTTTALVFGSHFAPAVDTVFAEAARVGLRITSGLVVSDRLIREDLFTDHSRARKESLALAARWHGVGRARYAVTPRFSLSCSEPLLEACGDVLRAVPGAMLTSHVNENTREIETVEELCGCDYVTSYDRHGLVGPGTVLAHNVHPTDPELALLAARGAAVAHCPSSNAALGSGLFPLARHRAHGVRVAMGSDVGAGTGFSLLKEGLGAYVAQQLLGDAGHPLTPTHLLHLATVAGAEALGLGASVGDFSVGRRFDAQWIKPAPSTPLDVGLAHAADAGDALAKMFALGTPADVRSVWVEGELVNAPDPHLVG
- a CDS encoding nucleobase:cation symporter-2 family protein, with the protein product MLGRRRQATASVSTRPEDERHPPGQLLAYGTQHILTMYGGVIAPPLIVGGAAGLSGTDLALLVTAGLFVSGLATLLQTLGLGPFGSRLPIVQGISFASVSTMVTIASEDGLRPVFGAIIVAGLIGLVLSSFFAQLVRLFPAVVTGTIITVIGLSLMPVAFRWAMGNDASAPDYGSMTNIGYAGLTLVIILVISRVFQGAISRLSILIGLVIGTLIAVAAGRADFSAVGKADLVALPPLLHFGSPTFEVGAIVSMTIVILVIMTETTADILAIGEIVETDVDARRVARGLRADMAATTVAPLFGTFPCSAFAQNVGLVALTGIRSRYVVATGGLVLLLLGLLPVVGAVVAAIPYPVLGGAGIVLFGSVAASGIRTLSRVDYEDNLNMVIVSVALAVGILPIAAPTFWDAFPSWLGVVMHSGISATALVAVVLNLLFNEITVGNRSGASVFAASQDSREGFGDRLDDDIERR